Part of the Mytilus edulis chromosome 9, xbMytEdul2.2, whole genome shotgun sequence genome, CTACCTGGTCGGATTTTGTCACAATTCCTGCTAGCACTGGATCACATGTGCTATAATAAGCGAACATAACTACTCCAACAAGACAGACAAGTGAAAGGATTGATACAATACACACCAAATTTACCCATAATgatctgaaaatatatatattggtaATATTATGTGTTAAGGCAGTATttggtatacaaaaaaaaagaatataaacaaaGAATCTTAATACATGTAACTCCTCTTTGATGACTTTTAAAAACTTATGTCTTTATGTCTTTATGTTCGTTGAAGACATTTCTGAAATCAAGAACTGCAATCAATTTGATTGGAtgtgtttgttgttatatttttatacttCCAGGGTGGAAGTCGATTATTTTCGCTATAActttaaatttagatttattaaatGAAACAGATTTATTGTATGagtaaattatcattaaaatatcttgtatgtattgttattatttatagattatcgttgatcatctcattgagcgagaaaagcaatcgagttaagatgaccaatgataatattatgtttatcgctatttaacctctgacgacgttgtcaatttcattagcaatgcCACGTGCcgccttagtttctagcgataattttctatctcaagcgagtagcatgatatgaaaagttataacaaaaaagaatcaaagaaaaaatgcacaaaagAGCGATAAAGGTGTATACTTAGTTAAAATCTCCCCAAGAGGTTCAacgacttttatttgtttgtgagtgaatgggtcgagtttatacaccaataaattccttttaaaaaggcgtttaattcTGTAGTATACCTGATTTACATAGCGAAATTAGAAGCTTTCATATACCATTCATTCAAGTATAATTGAAGCCTTATCATTTTTAACAATCAAAACATATGTCCATGCGGCATTTTTTGGCCATTCACGTTGCCTTCTTCATAAACACTGTACATACAGCCTATAGATTCGCACATAGTCCGTCAGCATATTAATGAGCATATTGTTTTAACCTAGTTTTGATTTGTCTATCAAAATATATTACAAACAGTATCTACTAATATGCGGATCACATGACTTCATTGTTTTACTGAAAGCTCTCCCACAAATGGTTAGTCCTCTGGGTACGTAAACGTGTTTATTGAATTCACCAAAAACTGTGTTCGTATCTGTGAAACATTTCTTATACAGACGAAACTTTATATATAACGCAACTTACAATTTAGCTTTTGAAAGTGATGAAAATGAAACAGCCCTTTGAACCTGTGCTtgatttataccatatacagcTGTCCATATAAATCCACCACCAACTATCATATTCCAAACGGAATGTCTCTCGGACGGGTCTGGAttcaaactgaaaatatatacagtgaaacctgtcaaAACTGAAGTTCTTCAGGACTTCTTTGTTCGGTTTGGGCAGATGTTCTGTTTTATCAGGTTTACAACGCACGTACCTTAATTGATATGCCTGGCAATAGGAACATGGTTGGTTAAGCCAGGTTTTCAGTTTATGCACGATTCGGCTTGGCCAGGTTTTATTGTTCAAGTACATAATGCTTTAAATTTCATTGAAGGCTATGATGTTCGTAGATATTGCAAATGAATGTATCTGTCTGCTGTAGTTGAATTTGTTACTGGATCCAAGCAGTGAaggaaaattgaatataaagttgTATGCCGATATCAGTTGAAAATGGAAAATCAAAAAATCGGGATAGCATGAACTCCAAAATGCAATGAAACTGCAAACGTATGCATAAATTGTCACGCTAAATAAAAATAGCAACTATTCCAGCCTGGATAAATAATGTAAGACAGATGAAGGGAAAACTTGTGATCTATGAAAGGGTAAACAAATCGCAAGTCCCTTATTTCTATGAAAATTATTTACTCGGGAATACAGTTTTAAATGACGGTTTTGATTGGCTCATTGGTGGAGGTTAAAACGGTTCCATATACATGTTTACATCACCTTATTACTCATACTGAAGTTTTCGTAGCAGTTTTGTGCCAACTTTATTGAATCTGATTCGAAAAAATAACATACAGTCCTTTTTGGGCTACCTAATATAATCTTAATAAGACTTAATATTGTTATTCTATAAAACATTGTGATTAATTGTTTTCGTAATTGAAATTTTCAATGGAACAGCactcaaaattatgaaaaagaaacTTGTGTTTCCTCTATTAAGCTTTTCTTGATCATCTTTTCCTAGTAAGATTTTTCATATATCAATAATGAGAAAGtatatttcttattatttttaattgcagAAAAGAACTAAGAGTGTAGACAACGCAGGATTATTCTGATTTTCGTATTACTCTTTTCGTTTGATAAACCcgtttatatatttgtaataattgCAGTGATTTTTGCTTCCTCAATATTATCTCTAAACGAAACAATAAGAACCATACtatcttaaattttgaaattcttttacCACTCATTTTCCATTTCGTTTTTGCGCATTCGCTCTTTAAAACTTAATGTACATACAAAGAAAATCTTACATGAAGAACTTGATTCTATCATTTTCGTCAGCGACTCGCCATGCTACATCTAAACCTCCTAGCTTTTTGCATCCGAATATCAGAAGTATTAGCATTCCAGAAAACATAATCAGTACTTGTATAGTATCAGTCCAAACAACAGCTTTCATGCCGCCCTAGAAGTACGTTCAATAAGTCAATACACAAGTTGTTCCATTGGTTAAGCAATATGGACAGATGCAATTCGTTTATGTGTGTAAAGTAGAaacataaaattgacaatggaaatggggaatgtgtcaaaaagacaacaacccgaccaacgtACAGAAAACAGCCGATgaccacaaatgggtcttcagcacagcaagaaaatcccagctggcccataaacaaaatgtgtaatagttcagttaaaatggacgtcatactaaactcaaaaacatatgaatgaacttaaattaaaaacaagactaataaagggcaaaggctcctgaattgggacaggagCAGAAATGCGGCGGGGGTTGAATTCTTCAGTTGAATACATATGGAACATCAAGTTAGGTAACTCTGAATAGACAATTGACCTTTAGGGCAGTAATGTTAAATCACAATAAGATCTTcaaataaaatggagaatggaaactggaaatgtgtcaaagagaaaacaacaaaaatgtgtactagttcagcgaaaatggacgtcataataaactccAGACTTGGgacttggttaaacatgttttctgaGGTCTCCACCCCTCTATACATGTAGCCAAAGTAAAACCTTTTTAATACACAATGCTAAATTGAACGATTACAAAAGTGTTTTTAATGTACATGTCCCAAGACAGGGTCAGATATTAAGTGGTTGTTTTTGGTTCATATTTATAATGTTTTCCAAAACTTGGTTTGTAATAAATGAGGCTTCTAGTTTTCTAGTTAGAATAGTTTCACATTTTGTTGGTTTCATTTATGGCCGACTATACGGTTCGTatctttctcattgttgaaggcagaaTGGTGATCTGTATTTTCTAACTCCGCTTTTTTTGTATGCGGGtcgatagttttctcattggcaattatactatctcattatttttgtttactgtatatttttacataaactaatAAAAAGGGTATTTTTACAGATATTTAAATATCCATACCAAAGCCGTATACAGTGTACAGACAGCACATACTGCTATCATTGATCCCCAGAGGCTGATTCCGGTTACTGAAAGTAGAAATTTAAAGTAAACAGCATTGAGAGCAAACTACTTTTCACTGCCAGAATTTTTCAAAAACCAAAAAGACGTTACGTCGATGACGTTGCTAAATATTACTTCAACACAGACGTTTGCCATTGAAACCCCAATCAAACCGTCAACGTCAAGATTATCCAAATGCCCATTGTTTCATTTGTGTATATCTTGGTCGGCatgaaatgatattaaaaatatgcaaatattaagttaaattaataatttacaaTACGTGTGCACCATAGAATATTTTTAAACAGGGCAATAATTGAGGCATCCGAAAACTTTGAGtgataaatacaatgtatgttaaCTTATACACTATCATAGtaatttgttgatgtttttttttctcctttttaaaatgtaaatgtgATCTGGTCAATTTTATTAATGCAAAGACAATGAGACTATAATGGTCAGATGATTTAATGATCGATAAGGCCTAATTAAAGTTCTCTACATTCTTCGTGCAAGGAAACACAGTCCTTATGGAGGCCTTTCTTGCAAAAATTGCATACTGTTCTGCTCCTCTTCCTACCACCGTGGCTGCGGTTGGAACACACGCAACAGTCCTTCTCTTTTCTGTCAGGCAAGGTACTTACAGACCGTGCTCGCTGGTGTCGTCTCCGTCGTCGCGGCTGTTCACTTCGGATTCCGGATAAAGATTCAACAATCTCCTGGATGAATCGAAGTCTGGATTTTACTGGTGTGTCCGACGTGTTTTTTTGATACAAGATATAGGCGTTATGTACAATGCGGTGAAATAAATGTAGGACAACTTTCTTCCACGGTTTACGATTTTTTCGGTGTCCACCGTACGCTTTCATTATGGCATCTGTTGTGTCAACTGCTCCCATATTTTTATTGTACCCGTTCACGATGCGTGGGCGACCGGAGGGAAGATGTTGAGCTGAAAATGCCGTACTTAGCATTCGTACTGGTTTTTTCCCATCCATATCTCTAAAAGCGGCGCATAACATTTTACCCTTTCTCATGTAAACAGGATTGTCAGGTGTCGGATTCGCGTTACGAATGGTGTTCGGCATAGGCCGATTCTTTCTAAGAGttcctgaaaaaagaaaaaaaaaattcggcACGTTTCCCAATGTAGCCTATGCTATCTATTGACATATGTATATACTATGTATAACTTTAAGAAATAATAGTAACACTACGTACATGTGCATATCTAAGGAGATATATTGACTGAAATGCAAGTATTATATTTTAAACGAACTGTTTATATGTACACATTTGGTGTATTTTAAAATGTCAGCTTACCATTCCAGATTGCACGAGTTCACATCAGGTTTATTTTACGGGGTCAGTATTTCTGTTTAAGTTTCAatgtgaaattattttttaaccattttcttGACTGTATgttattttctcttatttctttaattttgtagCGGTTCCATTTTTGTCTTGTTTATCTGAcctttattgtttaattttggGAAATTTTTATAACACTTAAACTGACTAAAAATGTCATTACCATGCACTGTTCGAAGTTGAAAATAGTGATAATAAAATTGTGAAAAGTCAAAAACATCGGTACACCGATATAAGGTGAACATTCTACATTTAATTTGCTTTACTTTAAATAGCTACCTGTAATATATGTAGTAGTTTGAATAAGTCGTGAAGCTAGGTTTTGTGAGCAAAAGAAGCTATCACAAAAAACATGGTAGCCTTTATTCAGAATATTGGACGCACTCATAAGATCCATGACAACCGTTGTGCCCTGCAACTGTCCTGCTGGTACTGGATCAAAATGTCGCCCTCTGTACACAGACATTTGCAAAATGTAACCAGTCGCTGATTCACAAAGCATCCAAAATTTAATTCCAAACTTTGCAGCCTTAGATGGGATGTACTGCCTCATTACATTATGACCTTTGGTTGCCATTAAAGTTTCGTCCACACAAACCTCTTTTTTAGGAACGATGAACCGACAAAATTGTTTGTTCATAAAGGATAACAGTGGTCTAAATCTTGAAGCAGGGTCATACGCTGGgtgctatatataaaaaaaatataaaaacatcttGAGATAAAGTTACGCTGTAATGCCCCACTAGAATGGATACCTTATATCCTTATCCGAGACTGAACTTTTGTTTTCAATTGCTTTAAGTTCCCCTTGTAACACTTTATATTTGGAAAGAAAATTTTTTATTTCGTACAAAACATTTAAGGAATCGACGAGGATAAATGGATTAAACGGAAACCTTTacttttaacacaaattgaacgtttatttctataaaaaaaggTATGACAAAACTAAAAGTTAGTCATCAAATAGAGAATGGAATttggaaatatgtcaaagagacaacaacccgaccaaagagcagaaaacagcctgaTTGTTTAAGCACATCACTATGCGATATGgaatttgctcattattgaaggctgtacgatgatcTATAATAGTTGTATAttattgtgtcattttggtttcatgtggagagttgttttatttgaaatcctATCATTTCTTCGTTTCAATGTTTAAGCATGGTTTACACAGTCTAATTCGTACCTGTCTCGGGACGTTTCTTGAATAGTCTGACACATATAAAAACTTTAGTATGTTCTGAAAACGATTTCTTGACATGACCTTCTTGAACCAATGGGATGCCTGGCTTGGTAAAGATGAATTCCAGTATTCTTCTATGGAAGACTTCCTAATCAAACCCATGTTAAACACTATAGCTAGGAAAGATTTCAGTTCATTTTCTGTAAGCGGTCTCCAAGACTTCATTCTGGCATATCTTTTGGCGGTTGCTGCACCTTCTCTTATGTAGTTTCTTGCATAACTGTACAAAGGAATGGTATATCTTAAGATTTATATTTAGAGGACGTCCAATTGTTATTATGTTAGGACAGGAAGATTTTTATGCGGATATTTATTTTCATACGAATggtaatatttttgtttgttcatgCTGTCTTGGGCCAATATATTTATGTTCTTCTTTATATATAACCATGCAaggatattatattttttttataaatcctcATGTCTCCCCTCAAGAAATTTAAACGTTTGTCCACTTtaaatgtttgcctttttctcTCAAACTAttacatgatatatgtatatataaaaaggcAGCGTGTAATGTGAACTATTCTAATTTTTATCTTTCCTTATTATATCTCTTCAATTTGATACGTTTTATTTCGCTAACGAAATGaaagttttattaaattgttaaacaataattgattttaaaaggttaattggtttgtttattgaATTTCTAATGGTACAAAAACATTGGAGACATTTTTTTTCCTATCAGTGCtttcaaaatgattttacaaTGTACCTGTTTGTTCTCCTCACGATTTCTTTTATCAGTTCTATCGAAAACAGCAAATAGAAATATTTAACTGGTGTTGAATTTGCTGCCGGCATGTTTCGCGGCCCCGGATTCGCCCGGAATATTTTGTTCTGCTCCGGTTCTGGAGGAAAAACTCGCATCCATGGATTGACGGTAACCATTGCGCTGAATTTTACAGCAATGACGTCACTGTTTCGTCAGAGGATTGTATATGACGTCACGAAAAAAGGAAGAAtgtagataaaaagaaagaatattGACAGAATatcaaattaatgtttttatatcatttaccCTAACCATCGGCCAAATCGGCCCATTGGCAGTTAAAGAACACCTAAATCGGCCCAATCGGCCGGCTGGCAGTTACAGACAACGTCAATCGGCCCGATCGGCCCGATGGCAGTTAAAGGTAACGTCAATCGGCCCAGATCGGCCCGCTGGCAGTATAAGGGTTAAAGAGGGACGTCTAAACCAGTAACAAATCCACGACAGATTTCATCCATCGGATCGCCGGAAATCGAActtatgctactgagatatcgtggcaccaaatcgccttgcactatgcCCGATGCGCTACACCACTCGACAACGAAAGctctacaataataaagcttCAGGTGGCCGGATGTTACTTTTCCTCGTTAGTTTAAATTTagcgtcgtaacacagtacatgatagaTAAAGATGGATTgttttacagatcagctcaattatctattaAAGTGTCtgggtttttctcatttttgattgCCGTtctgttgcctataattgcttacgtccactttatttgaattttggtggatagttgtctcattggcaatcatacaattATCTTTATATACAATGTAGTATTCACTTTTATATAACTAGCTACCTATAATAGCTAACACCTGATAAATTTATAATTCTTCGCAACGTATTTGTCAATTTCTTAGTAGTTTTTCGAGAAAGTTGGACTAGGTGGGAGGTAGATTTTCTATTAGTTTAAGAAATACCTAAAAGCCTTGGGCATTTATGTTTACACATAATTACtgtttaaaaattatcaatttttttttcaaatcaaagaaATCATCTCCTTCATGTATAGCTCATATTGCTTCCCATGTAATTGTTTAACTTTGTGGTATTTGAGGTTTATTAGCTCATTGACGTTGGTATAAGGTCCACTTTTTCATATAGAATTGGCCTCGAGCCAGACAATCACTAAAcagactttttttttgtaaatacacATTTGGTGCAGtcaaattggtaccgttaaaagagggacgaaagataccagatggacagtcaaactcataaatcgaaaataaactgacaacgccatggctaaaagtgaaaaggacaaacagacaaacaatagtacacatgacacgacatagaaaactaaagaataaacaacacgaaacccaccaaaaactaggggtgatctcaggtgctccggaagggtaggcagatcctgctccacatgtggcatccgtcttgttgcttatgagataaaaaaatacggtaaatagtctaattcggtaggccaCATTCATGAAGGgtaaaatattggtaatatcaaaTCAACCGGCACATTACAAAGTTTAATATTAAGATATGAGTAATAGActatttatttttcacaatttcCCGAACTTTTAACTTAATTCCAAAACGGTAACCACTTTTACTGCCTATTtctcattttaaatttattttgtgcaATGAAAAGAAGTCCCGACTAATGCGCTTAGAccttatttcttataaaaatgtaCAGCGTTTAACATCATTCCTtttcaacttcttttttttttaagacactGGACCAACCACCCCCACCCCCTTCCACCACCATAAAAAAATCCGTTTTGAAAAGTTTCTGTTAATACAAAAGAAATAAAGATCATGATTAAACGAAGCTAAacagaatatacatgtatataaactaaTATCAAGACAATACCTGCATTCAGAGCTAAAGATGGACCGTACAATACTATTGCCATATAAATAAgctgaaataaaaatgaacaacaaaaaataaaataccagGTATACAGTGTTCTTATAATTTACatgtttacttctttagagtatACTAGAAACGATATGGCAAATTTTACATTTCAAGAATATGACACTTTATGCTTTCTTTTTTCATTGAGTATATAAATATTCCATTGGGCGTTTTTTATGCAGATATTTGCGAGACATCAAACCAACAAACcttaaaactgagaatggaaactGGGAATTGACGTCTGACGTAGTAATTATGAGAACctgcatcgttgacaatataatggaatttgatgcgactgtcatacaagtgagaggttaagctagctgtacatcaatccatcattttctacataagaaaatgcctgtaacaaattaggaatatgacagttgttatccatttgtttgatgtgtttgagcttttgattttgcaattttattaggggattttcaatttgaattttcctcggagtcaagtatttttgtgatttacctTTTTTAAATATTGCCGGTGTGAATATTGTAccaaatcataaaatattataattggAAAGTTTGCAATGATAAATACGTTGTAATTTGAGAtctagaactagaggctctaaagagcctgtgtcgctcaccttggtatatgtgaatattaaacaaaagataCAGATGGATTCCTGACAaatttgtgttttggtgatggtgatgtttttgtacatcttactttactaaacattcttgctgcttacaattatctctatctataatgaacttggcccaatgaaaattgttaaaaattgactataaaggacattaactccttagggtgtcaattgaccatttaagtcatgttgacttatttgtaaatcttactttgctgaacattattgctttttacaggttatctctatctataatagaatccaagataataaccaaaaatagcaaaatttccttaaaattaccaatttaggggcagcaacccaacaacgggttatccgattcatctgaaaatttcagggcagatagatcttcacctgtttaacaattctaccccatgtcagatttgctctaaatgctttggtttttgagttataagccaaaaactgcattttacccctatgttctatttttagctgtggtggCTATCTTGGTTAAATGGCCGggtcatttttcaaactagataccccaatgatgattgtggacaagtttggattaatttggcccagtagtttcagaggaaaagatttttgtaaaagattactaagatttaagaaaaatggttaaaattgactataaaaggcaataactcctgaaggggtcaattgaccatttcggtcatgttgacttatttgtaaatcttactttgctgaacattattgctgtttacagtttatctctatctatattaatattcaagataataaccaaaaacagtaaaatttccatacaattaccaattcaggggcagcaacccaacaacgggttgtccgattcattagaaaatttcagggcagatagatcttgatctgatgaACGATtcaacccccatgtcagatttgctctaaatgctttggtttttgagttaaaagccaaaaaccgcattttacccctatgtcctatttttagccc contains:
- the LOC139489049 gene encoding piggyBac transposable element-derived protein 4-like — translated: MKSWRPLTENELKSFLAIVFNMGLIRKSSIEEYWNSSLPSQASHWFKKVMSRNRFQNILKFLYVSDYSRNVPRQHPAYDPASRFRPLLSFMNKQFCRFIVPKKEVCVDETLMATKGHNVMRQYIPSKAAKFGIKFWMLCESATGYILQMSVYRGRHFDPVPAGQLQGTTVVMDLMSASNILNKGYHVFCDSFFCSQNLASRLIQTTTYITGTLRKNRPMPNTIRNANPTPDNPVYMRKGKMLCAAFRDMDGKKPVRMLSTAFSAQHLPSGRPRIVNGYNKNMGAVDTTDAIMKAYGGHRKNRKPWKKVVLHLFHRIVHNAYILYQKNTSDTPVKSRLRFIQEIVESLSGIRSEQPRRRRRHQRARSVSTLPDRKEKDCCVCSNRSHGGRKRSRTVCNFCKKGLHKDCVSLHEECREL